From the genome of uncultured Desulfovibrio sp.:
AATTCTATTGGCGAATATTCATTTTGCCCCGAAAGCAACTCATTTAAAGCCATCTCACTGGAACCTATCAGAGAAAATATCTTGAGATTGGTTGGATCCCACGTCTGAAACTCTGGACCATTAATGAGCCGAGTCTTCAGTTCTCTATGCCGATAGGCTTCAGCGTAACTTCCCTCTTCAAATGCGTACGCTTCGGCTTCGGATAGTAAACGTATGCATGATTGGGGCGGCATTCCTTCAATCAGCCGGTCGAGCAGCCAATCTCTGGTAAGCCCTTGCCGCAGAAATTTTGACTCACCAGCTCTTGCCAAACAGGACCACAGCCAATTATTTTTTAAATGCACGGGAGCCTTCAATTTTAACCAATCGCATACCCTTGGCAACAATGCATTTATTCGTTCTTGATGCTCATTCTGATTCCGGACAAAAACCACCAAACTTTCATGGAATGGCCTAACCCCAGACATCCCTTCCGACAACATATGTGCAACTTTATCAACACTGGGGGCATAGCTATGTTCATCCCCAACAACTTCGCTAATGACTGCTCTCGACCAAGCGAACTGAAATCCACTACAGAGATGTAATACATCCTTCTGCTTGTAATTCAAATTTCTCCATAGCTCTGCATAGTAAGCAATAATATCACCATCCGTACACGGAGGAAGTTTTCCAATTTCCCATGAAGAAAGTGGAAGCGCCCGCTGTGAAAGATATTCAGATGAATAAATTACATGTAGAGGATAACCCTTTGTGAGTTCCAACAATGCACTCGAGCTATTCTTGATTTCTTCCTCTAGGTATTCCTCTTGGGAATTTAAAAATAGCCGACCGAACTTTACTTGTTTTTTTAAAAATTCGAATATTGAATTTCCAGACATCTCAGGCAACCAGCGCCAATCATCCTTCGGTGAATATCTAAGCAGTAAGCTGGGTAACAATCCGTCATCAACGGGTTGAGTTCCAAAAATTAAAACCAAATTATCTGTTGCTGGCAGTAATTGCCGAAATAATTCATCCAGGGGAGTCTTGTCTTTCGCATTGTCGCGCCAGACATGGTCTAGTCCGTCAACCATAACCACAAAAGGTTTTTTTGCACTTTTGTAGTACTTAGCGCAGGTTAATAATGCTTCACGCAGGTTTTCTGGCTTCGATGTGTCCGCATAAGCATTTTGGTGAAAAATTTTTATCTGATATAATAGAGATTCCGCTACGATTCTAGGGGTTAGTCTGTCTTCAGTACTATCGTTTAATGACAAAAAATAATGATGCCGAACTAACGGGATTTCCTTCTCCTCAAGGGCGGTGCACAAAAAAGATAAGTACGTGCTTTTACCAGCACCAGGCTTACCCGTTAAGGTAATAACTTCTCCTTCCGAAGCTGCAATTTGGGCAACCAGTTTATCATGGAAATCAGTATTCGGCAGACAATATCCTGTAGGTATTGAGAATTTTTCAGGAATAGGCTCAGGCCTTTTCGGTGACAAAACCTCTCTAACGTGATGAAGATAAATCCAACCGTCTTCAGGAGGGTTTCCCTCAAACATCGCCCATTCTCGTGCTCTAGATATAAGCCTTTCAACACCGGATTCATTAGATTGCTTTAGCAGCTCAGATCGAACCATGCGCTCTACCGTACGGTAATCACCATCGCTGTGTTGAATCGTCAATTTAGCAAATAGAAGCTTACAAGCTTCTATATTTCCCAATTGACGGACAATTTCTTTTCTATTTTCTTCGTCGATTTCAGTGAAGTTTATCACAGACGCACAAAGGCAAGATTCTATCAACCTATCTGGGCGTTTATTTGTTAGAAGAACAACTTCCCCTAATCTTTCAGGCGACACTTGTGAAATAGCATCATATATTTTTTTGAGAATAGAACGAGACTTGCTCGTTTTACCTGAAACCTTTAACAACCAATCCCACGTAAGCCTGTTTTCATCCTTCTCTGGAGAGGGAGTAAATTTGACTTGCCAAAAGTCAACAATTCCATCTGCACGTTCAAAAATGATATCATCAATACCCCTTGGAGCTTTATTGCTTTCATCATCAGCTTCAAAAGCCGCTCTAATATATTTAGAAGGACTTTGTAGCCACTCAGCAAGAAGCCTTACGCCATGTAAGGTTTGATAATCATAGCCCGTATATATAATTGCAGAGTTTTTAATTTTCATCATCGCTATGTTCTCATTGCGGTAAAGATCTATCTCTAGGATTGACCGTTAGTTATATCTATTGGCGTGCCCATCTCTTTGAATTTTTCATCGGGTAGCCTCTCCAATTTCGATATCCAGTCAACTTCAAAACCACCAAAAATACTACGCATTCAAAATCTCAAACTGGTAAACATCAACACTAAAAAAGCGGATTCTAAGGCACCCTCTCTTGGAATTTCAGTCCATTAACTCAGCCCAAAACGATGCTACAATTTCACCAGTTAGAACAAGTGCGGCAACCGATAAATAAATAATACTTTTCATGTAAGAAGCTTACAGCCATAATTACTTCCATTCAAGACAATGATTACCATAGTTTGCTATGCGCATTCATTTTAATGATATTCCATTGAAGAGATTCAAAACCTCAACGGGTTATCCTGCTCTCGGTGAGATGCTGCCCCGATCTCGCTCGGCGGGGCTGGTGTTGATGTTAGAGAGTGAGTTCCCCCATCTGCCAGTTGTTATCATCTCATATTTTAGCTATTATACTAAAAAATACAAATAAGAGCTATTATGTTAGACGATATTTTAAAAACTCCGCAGGAAGTCCGGCTCGGCATCGCCGCCAAGGCGCAGGCCAAACGTCTTGCTCTCAATATGAGCCAGAAAGATTTGGCTGCCCGCAGCGGCGTTTCCCTTGGCTCTGTGAAGCGCTTTGAAACAACAGGGGAAATCTCGCTCGCGTCCCTGCTGGCTATCGCCCTGATTCTTAACGATCTTGAAGCCTTTTCCGGCTTGTTCAACCCGCCGCGCCCAGAAAACCTCTTCAAGCCGCAATCCCCAGCACCCCGCAAGCGGGCAGGGAGAAAACGCCATGAATCTTGACGTGCATCTGCATGCATACGGCGTACGGCGCCATGTGGGAAAGCTCGCCGCACACAGCAACGCCATTCTGTTTCAGTACGCGCCAGAATTTCTTGATTCGGGCATCAACATTTCGCCGTTCAGGCTTCCGCTCAGCCCAGAGGTCAAGGAAGACCCCAAGCGCACCTTTGACGGCCTGTTCGGTGTGTTCAACGACAGCCTGCCCGATGGCTGGGGGCTGCTTTTGCTGGACAGGACATTACGAAAAAAAGGCTCATCGCTCCATGCCTGTCTGCCCTTGCAGCGCCTTGCCATGGTGGGTGCCCACGGCATGGGCGCGCTGGAGTATACCCCGGCGGCGGAACTGGCAGAAGAAGCCGTTTCTGTGGCGGAACTGGATGCTCTGGCAGAGGAATCGCTGCGGGTTCTGCGCGATGCGCCTGTGGATGCGGGGCAACTGGACAAATTTATTCAGCTCAACGGCTCATCCGCAGGGGCCAGACCCAAAATTCTGGTGAACGTTGCCGATGATTACCGCATTGTGCCGCAGGGGGCGGGGGAACCTCAAGGAACCCCCTGGATCATCAAATTTCGCTCCGCGCACGAACCGCCAAACACCGGGCTGACGGAATACGCATATTCCCTGGCGGCCAGAGAAGCCGGGCTGGATATGCCGGAAACGCACCTGTTTCCGTCGGCAACCTCGCCGGGATATTTCGGCGTACAACGCTTTGACAGGGTGCATGGCCAAAAGGTGCATGTGCACACCGCCTGCGGCCTGCTGCACGCATCGCACCGCGAACCCTCGCTCACATATGAAAGCCTGCTGCGCCTGACGCTGCTGCTCACCAAAGACATGCGCGAAGTGCTTAAAATGGTGCGGCTCTTGGTGTTCAACGTGCGCTCCGGCAACAGGGACGACCACTCCAAAAACTTTTCCTTTCTGCTGAACAGGGAAAACCAGTGGCGCATGGCCCCGGTCTATGA
Proteins encoded in this window:
- a CDS encoding helix-turn-helix domain-containing protein — translated: MLDDILKTPQEVRLGIAAKAQAKRLALNMSQKDLAARSGVSLGSVKRFETTGEISLASLLAIALILNDLEAFSGLFNPPRPENLFKPQSPAPRKRAGRKRHES
- a CDS encoding type II toxin-antitoxin system HipA family toxin, with the translated sequence MNLDVHLHAYGVRRHVGKLAAHSNAILFQYAPEFLDSGINISPFRLPLSPEVKEDPKRTFDGLFGVFNDSLPDGWGLLLLDRTLRKKGSSLHACLPLQRLAMVGAHGMGALEYTPAAELAEEAVSVAELDALAEESLRVLRDAPVDAGQLDKFIQLNGSSAGARPKILVNVADDYRIVPQGAGEPQGTPWIIKFRSAHEPPNTGLTEYAYSLAAREAGLDMPETHLFPSATSPGYFGVQRFDRVHGQKVHVHTACGLLHASHREPSLTYESLLRLTLLLTKDMREVLKMVRLLVFNVRSGNRDDHSKNFSFLLNRENQWRMAPVYDLTPSDGINGEQTCMVNNKGKDITEKDFLVAAATVDVDARTVREIIQQVDAALAGVKK